One Sodalis praecaptivus DNA segment encodes these proteins:
- a CDS encoding RidA family protein, translated as MNAPVTGASARPQGNYVAAKRHADVIYTAGMTPRRAGVLLLQGPVRADSPLEDYREAVTLACANALHAARARLTRGEDIDGVLSLTVFIWAAKAFSAHSRLADFASNYLAAELGTAGIGARAAVGVASLPGNAPVEIQLIATVSRRE; from the coding sequence ATGAACGCGCCTGTAACCGGCGCATCAGCGCGTCCCCAGGGCAATTATGTGGCCGCCAAACGGCACGCCGACGTGATCTATACCGCGGGCATGACCCCGCGGCGGGCGGGAGTGCTGCTGTTGCAGGGGCCAGTCCGCGCCGATAGCCCTCTGGAGGATTACCGGGAAGCCGTGACGCTGGCCTGCGCCAACGCATTGCATGCGGCAAGGGCGCGGCTGACACGCGGCGAAGATATCGACGGCGTGCTGAGTTTGACGGTGTTTATTTGGGCGGCGAAGGCATTCAGCGCCCATTCGCGCCTGGCGGATTTTGCCTCGAATTACCTTGCCGCCGAGCTGGGCACGGCCGGAATCGGCGCCCGCGCCGCCGTGGGGGTCGCCTCCTTGCCGGGCAACGCGCCGGTGGAAATTCAGCTTATCGCAACGGTGTCCCGGCGGGAATAA
- the nac gene encoding nitrogen assimilation transcriptional regulator NAC yields MNLRRLKYFVKSIEIGSLTQAAEVLFVAQPALSQQLSVLENELKQTLLIRNKRGVQPTEAGKVLYRKAQLILHLCEQAHEEVQTAGQNLSGSVSIGLAQCSMAEHLAIPLLKAVREAYPDISLNLNQNSGVRQSELVMNGNLDLALLGTSLYGTAMPHGIRFSTLLEEELYFVSSRLAADKAQIGLEDIIDRALILPNRNHFLRKTVDDAFIQFGSTPRVVAEISTHVTLNEAVIAGIGSTILPASVALQLSDTSPALHHARIKPVLLTPLALCESKSLSLSLPAQAVKQTILDIVTQHALSVRMRQEMRGAQAHATRPAGLIPAGTPLR; encoded by the coding sequence ATGAATTTGCGTCGGTTGAAATACTTTGTTAAAAGCATCGAAATTGGCAGCCTTACGCAGGCGGCCGAGGTGTTATTTGTCGCCCAGCCCGCCCTGAGCCAGCAGCTATCGGTATTGGAAAACGAGTTAAAACAGACGTTGCTCATCCGCAACAAACGCGGCGTGCAGCCCACCGAGGCAGGGAAAGTCCTCTATCGTAAAGCCCAATTGATTCTGCATTTGTGCGAGCAGGCGCATGAGGAAGTCCAAACCGCCGGTCAGAATCTGTCCGGTAGCGTCAGCATCGGGTTGGCGCAATGTTCCATGGCGGAGCATTTGGCCATCCCGCTGCTTAAGGCGGTGCGCGAGGCCTATCCCGACATTTCGCTGAATTTGAACCAGAATTCCGGCGTACGGCAAAGTGAATTGGTGATGAACGGCAACCTGGATCTGGCGCTGTTGGGCACCAGTCTTTACGGCACTGCTATGCCCCACGGCATCCGCTTTTCAACCCTGCTGGAAGAGGAGTTATATTTCGTCAGCAGCCGTCTCGCGGCAGATAAAGCGCAAATCGGTCTGGAAGACATCATCGATAGGGCGCTGATCTTGCCCAACCGCAACCACTTCCTGCGCAAAACCGTTGACGATGCCTTTATTCAGTTCGGCAGTACGCCGCGGGTGGTGGCGGAAATATCCACCCATGTCACGCTCAATGAGGCGGTCATCGCGGGGATCGGCTCCACGATTTTGCCGGCGTCGGTGGCGTTGCAATTGAGCGATACCTCGCCGGCGTTGCACCACGCGCGTATCAAGCCGGTGCTGCTGACGCCGCTCGCGCTGTGCGAGTCCAAATCCCTGTCGCTGTCGCTGCCCGCGCAGGCGGTTAAACAGACCATTCTGGATATCGTCACGCAGCATGCGTTGAGCGTAAGAATGCGGCAGGAAATGCGCGGCGCGCAGGCCCACGCGACGCGACCGGCGGGCCTTATTCCCGCCGGGACACCGTTGCGATAA
- a CDS encoding acetyl-CoA carboxylase biotin carboxyl carrier protein: MDQQRINALIELMASNDLVELDICEHDCHLKLYRDGAAAPATAAAPNAFAATPAATSPPPASGATIASPPPASGTTIASPVPVDEEPQQGGEVVCAPFYGVLHLTPAPDQPPFVRVGDTIEAGQTLGLLEAMKMFHSITAACRGTLQAILSEPGQEVETDQPLFRIH, from the coding sequence ATGGATCAGCAGCGAATCAATGCGTTGATTGAACTGATGGCCAGCAACGATCTGGTTGAACTCGACATTTGTGAGCACGACTGCCACTTGAAATTATACCGCGATGGCGCCGCCGCGCCCGCCACGGCGGCTGCGCCTAACGCTTTCGCCGCCACGCCCGCCGCGACGTCACCGCCGCCGGCGAGCGGTGCAACCATTGCATCGCCACCGCCGGCGAGCGGCACAACAATTGCATCGCCGGTGCCGGTCGATGAGGAGCCGCAGCAGGGCGGTGAGGTGGTGTGCGCCCCCTTTTATGGCGTACTGCACCTGACGCCGGCGCCGGATCAACCGCCGTTCGTGCGCGTCGGCGATACGATTGAAGCGGGGCAAACCCTGGGGCTGCTTGAAGCGATGAAAATGTTCCATTCCATCACCGCGGCGTGTCGCGGCACGCTACAGGCCATTTTAAGCGAACCGGGACAGGAGGTGGAGACCGATCAACCGCTGTTCCGGATCCATTAG
- a CDS encoding acetyl-CoA carboxylase biotin carboxyl carrier protein yields MEIQVLQHWLNLMAQAHLSRLEFTGPDLRLRVVRRAGHGARRPDGAAASASAAASPPAAVSVHGTDAAAGGAHHRLRARAVGVFLDQHPLQETALTAPGQRVRRGETVALLAIDTLYLPVVADREGIIGERLLEPGAQVDFGRDLFTFVPQT; encoded by the coding sequence ATGGAGATTCAGGTGTTACAACACTGGCTGAACTTGATGGCGCAAGCGCATCTCAGTCGGCTTGAATTCACTGGCCCGGATCTGAGGCTGCGCGTGGTGCGCCGCGCCGGCCACGGCGCCCGGCGGCCGGACGGCGCGGCGGCTTCCGCTTCCGCGGCGGCGTCCCCTCCGGCCGCCGTCTCCGTTCACGGGACTGATGCGGCGGCGGGGGGGGCGCACCACCGCCTGCGCGCACGCGCCGTCGGGGTGTTTCTTGACCAGCATCCGCTTCAGGAAACGGCCTTGACGGCGCCGGGCCAGCGCGTGCGCCGCGGCGAGACCGTGGCGCTGCTGGCTATCGATACGCTGTATTTACCGGTGGTCGCCGACCGCGAGGGCATTATCGGTGAACGGCTGCTAGAACCCGGTGCGCAGGTGGATTTCGGCCGCGACCTTTTCACCTTCGTCCCGCAGACATAA
- a CDS encoding amino acid ABC transporter permease: protein MSTHFDLAPILTGDYGRQILQGIEMTLQLTAWTWVLAMFIALILVTLRLCGNVIVSRAVAVYVSYHRNVPTLVQLMLWYFAIPMVLPAGLQAWLADFGAEFIFSMIALGLCEAAFFSEDLRSGLRAIPHGQMEASRALGLSYIRAIRYVIMPQAVRNSLPALINHTVTLFKNTSLAMAIGLGELTYATREVENYTYRTFETYLVATVVYLFFSLTLMGAGALLARHFHTQNAR from the coding sequence ATGAGCACCCATTTTGATCTCGCGCCGATATTAACCGGTGATTACGGCAGACAGATACTTCAGGGTATCGAAATGACGCTGCAGCTCACGGCATGGACCTGGGTGCTGGCCATGTTTATCGCGCTGATATTGGTCACCCTGCGCCTGTGCGGCAACGTTATCGTCAGCCGGGCCGTCGCGGTGTATGTGTCCTATCATCGCAATGTGCCCACGCTGGTCCAGTTGATGCTGTGGTATTTCGCCATACCCATGGTGCTGCCGGCGGGGCTACAGGCGTGGCTCGCCGATTTCGGCGCCGAATTTATTTTCTCGATGATTGCGCTAGGGCTCTGTGAAGCCGCTTTTTTTTCCGAGGATCTGCGCAGCGGCCTGCGCGCCATCCCGCACGGGCAAATGGAAGCGTCCCGCGCGCTCGGACTCAGTTATATCCGCGCCATTCGCTATGTGATCATGCCGCAGGCTGTACGCAACAGTTTGCCGGCGCTCATTAACCACACCGTGACGCTATTCAAAAATACCAGTCTGGCGATGGCCATCGGGCTGGGTGAACTTACCTATGCGACGCGGGAAGTGGAAAATTACACCTACCGCACTTTTGAGACCTATTTGGTCGCCACCGTCGTTTATCTGTTTTTTTCATTGACGTTGATGGGGGCTGGCGCGCTGCTCGCCCGACATTTTCACACCCAGAATGCGAGATAA